From the Burkholderia ubonensis genome, one window contains:
- the rpoS gene encoding RNA polymerase sigma factor RpoS — protein MPKSKRHEPQAESENLSRATQASVGRTGASTDDEEDVADNEREFESRDADADGGDDEREGSAEASPELDDFRAMLQAELTADTIQHYLNRISVKPLLTVEEEQRYSRLAKAGEFEARQVMIERNLRLVVSIAKGYLNRGVPLLDLIEEGNLGLMHAIEKFDPTRGFRFSTYATWWIRQSIERAIMNQARTVRLPVHVIRELNQVLRAKRHLEKNSMSTGEAAERREASIDDIAYLTGKTAEEVTDILALNEHTASLDAPLDLDPASSLLDLLPDDQSQSPDAEVQHRELETLTRAWLSRLSDKHRHVIERRFGLNHIEPATLEELADEMGLTRERVRQIQQEALVRLKRFFASNGVRKDAVL, from the coding sequence ATGCCGAAATCGAAGCGCCACGAGCCGCAAGCCGAGTCTGAGAACCTCAGTCGCGCCACGCAAGCATCGGTGGGGCGCACTGGCGCTTCGACGGACGACGAAGAGGACGTCGCGGACAACGAGCGCGAGTTCGAGTCGCGCGACGCCGACGCCGACGGCGGCGACGACGAGCGCGAAGGCAGCGCGGAAGCGTCGCCCGAGCTGGACGATTTCCGGGCGATGCTGCAGGCGGAGCTGACCGCCGACACGATCCAGCATTACCTGAACCGCATCAGCGTCAAGCCGCTGTTGACCGTCGAGGAAGAGCAGCGCTATTCGCGCCTCGCGAAGGCCGGCGAATTCGAGGCGCGGCAGGTGATGATCGAGCGCAATCTGCGGCTCGTCGTCAGCATCGCGAAGGGTTACCTGAATCGCGGCGTGCCGCTGCTCGACCTGATAGAGGAAGGCAATCTCGGCCTGATGCACGCGATCGAGAAGTTCGACCCGACGCGCGGCTTCCGTTTCTCGACCTATGCGACGTGGTGGATCCGGCAGAGCATCGAGCGGGCGATCATGAATCAGGCCCGCACCGTGCGCCTGCCGGTGCACGTGATCCGCGAACTCAACCAGGTGCTGCGCGCGAAGCGCCACCTCGAAAAGAACTCGATGTCGACGGGCGAGGCGGCCGAGCGCCGCGAAGCCAGCATCGACGACATCGCCTACCTGACCGGCAAGACCGCCGAGGAAGTCACCGACATCCTTGCGCTGAACGAGCACACCGCGTCGCTCGACGCGCCGCTCGATCTCGATCCGGCAAGCAGCCTGCTCGATCTGCTGCCGGACGACCAGAGCCAGTCGCCGGACGCCGAAGTGCAGCACCGCGAGCTCGAGACGCTCACGCGCGCGTGGCTGTCGCGGCTGTCCGACAAGCACCGGCACGTGATCGAGCGCCGCTTCGGCCTGAACCACATCGAACCGGCGACGCTCGAGGAACTCGCCGACGAAATGGGGCTCACGCGCGAGCGCGTGCGGCAGATCCAGCAGGAAGCGCTGGTGCGCCTCAAGCGGTTCTTCGCCTCCAATGGCGTTCGCAAGGACGCCGTTCTGTAA
- a CDS encoding 3'-5' exonuclease encodes MTPILVFDIETIPDVDGIRRLDDLPATLDDAAVAEHAFAARREKTGSDFLPHHLQRVAAISCVFRDANGFRVRSLGTPQDGEATLIQSFYRVIEKYTPQLVSWNGGGFDLPVLHYRALVHGIPATRYWDLGEDDRDFKWNNYISRYHSRHTDLMDLLAMYQARANAPLDALAKLCGFPGKLGMDGSQVWTAFREGRIEEIRNYCETDVVNTYLLYCRFQLMRGGLTPDEYANEILLVKNALAQELAPHWAEYLAAFDA; translated from the coding sequence ATGACTCCGATTCTGGTTTTTGACATCGAGACGATTCCCGATGTCGACGGCATTCGCCGTCTCGACGATCTGCCCGCGACGCTCGACGATGCCGCGGTGGCCGAACACGCGTTTGCCGCCCGCCGCGAGAAGACCGGCAGCGATTTCCTGCCGCACCATCTGCAGCGCGTCGCGGCGATCTCGTGCGTGTTCCGCGACGCCAACGGCTTTCGCGTGCGCTCGCTCGGCACGCCGCAGGACGGCGAAGCGACGCTGATCCAGTCGTTCTACCGCGTGATCGAGAAATACACGCCGCAGCTCGTGTCTTGGAACGGCGGCGGCTTCGACCTGCCGGTGCTCCATTACCGCGCGCTCGTGCACGGCATTCCCGCGACGCGCTACTGGGATCTCGGCGAGGACGACCGCGATTTCAAGTGGAACAACTACATCTCGCGCTATCACTCGCGGCATACCGACCTGATGGATCTGCTCGCGATGTATCAGGCGCGCGCGAACGCGCCGCTCGACGCGCTCGCGAAGCTGTGCGGCTTCCCGGGCAAGCTCGGGATGGACGGCAGCCAGGTCTGGACCGCGTTCCGGGAAGGGCGGATCGAGGAGATCCGCAACTACTGCGAAACCGACGTCGTCAATACCTATCTGCTCTACTGCCGGTTCCAGCTGATGCGTGGCGGGCTGACGCCGGACGAGTACGCGAACGAGATCCTGCTCGTCAAGAACGCACTCGCCCAGGAGCTTGCGCCGCACTGGGCCGAGTACCTCGCCGCATTCGACGCGTAG
- a CDS encoding endonuclease/exonuclease/phosphatase family protein — protein MRLIDWNIQWGRDADGVVDLPRTIAAARGLGDFDVLCLQEVTRGFGALAGHPGPDQFAELAALLPGFTVVEAIGADLPPTAPDAPRRQFGNAIASRLPVGRVMRRLLPWPADDAAPSMPRVALEVELATASGPLRVTTTHLEYYSARQRLAQVDALHDRHREACAHADRPARAEHADSPFSATAQPRDAIVCGDFNSAYDSDAYRRFLEPVEGAPRFVDAWAALHPGVAPPPTAGIYDTVQWSEGPLACDFVFVTDTLLPRVARCEIDGDLRASDHQPIVLELN, from the coding sequence ATGCGACTGATCGACTGGAACATTCAATGGGGTCGGGACGCGGATGGCGTCGTCGACCTCCCCCGCACCATCGCCGCCGCCCGCGGGCTCGGCGATTTCGACGTGCTGTGCCTGCAGGAAGTCACGCGCGGGTTCGGCGCGCTGGCCGGCCATCCCGGGCCGGACCAGTTCGCGGAGCTCGCCGCGCTGCTGCCCGGCTTCACGGTCGTCGAGGCGATCGGCGCCGACCTGCCACCCACCGCGCCCGACGCACCGCGCCGCCAGTTCGGCAACGCGATCGCCAGCCGCCTGCCGGTCGGGCGCGTGATGCGCCGGCTGCTGCCGTGGCCGGCCGACGATGCCGCGCCGTCGATGCCGCGCGTTGCGCTCGAGGTCGAGCTCGCGACCGCGTCGGGCCCGCTGCGCGTGACCACCACTCATCTCGAATATTATTCCGCCCGGCAGCGGCTCGCGCAGGTCGATGCGCTGCACGACCGGCATCGGGAAGCGTGCGCACATGCGGACCGCCCCGCGCGCGCCGAGCATGCGGACAGCCCGTTCAGCGCGACCGCGCAGCCGCGCGACGCGATCGTCTGCGGCGACTTCAACAGCGCATACGACAGCGACGCGTATCGGCGCTTTCTCGAACCGGTCGAAGGCGCGCCGCGCTTCGTCGACGCATGGGCGGCATTGCACCCGGGCGTCGCACCACCGCCGACGGCCGGCATCTATGACACCGTGCAATGGTCGGAGGGGCCGCTTGCGTGCGACTTCGTGTTCGTCACCGACACGCTGCTGCCGCGCGTCGCGCGCTGCGAGATCGACGGCGACCTGCGCGCATCCGATCACCAGCCGATCGTGCTCGAGCTGAATTGA
- the rlmD gene encoding 23S rRNA (uracil(1939)-C(5))-methyltransferase RlmD, whose protein sequence is MSEAAPTSARKLKSVPAAHDGAPVLEIESLDMEARGVGRMTTEDGEPGKVIFVEGALPGERVTYSSYRRKPSYEQALVVDILRPSVMRTEPKCKFFGTCGGCSMQHLDMRAQVAIKQRVLEDNLLHLAKLRAETMFAPIHGPSWGYRYRARLTVRNVVKKGGVLVGFHEKKSSYVADMTSCEVLPPHVSAMLVPLRRLVEGLSIRDRMPQIELAVGSQVTALVLRVLEPINAADEALLRAFADEHKVQFWLQPKGPDTVTPFYPLDVPLDYTLPEFGIRMPFKPTDFTQVNHQINRVLVGRALRLLAPSRDDRVLDLFCGIGNFTLPLARLAREVMGIEGSETLTTRALANARENGVDGHTTFACRNLFEVTADDIRALGAFDKFLIDPPREGALAVSKALADIAQSGEGPLPRRIVYVSCNPSTLARDAGLLVHEAGYRLKGAGVVNMFPHTSHVESIALFERD, encoded by the coding sequence GTGTCTGAAGCCGCCCCCACTTCTGCGCGCAAATTGAAAAGCGTGCCCGCCGCGCACGATGGCGCCCCGGTTCTCGAGATCGAATCGCTCGACATGGAAGCGCGCGGTGTCGGCCGCATGACGACCGAGGACGGCGAGCCCGGCAAGGTCATCTTCGTCGAGGGCGCGCTGCCCGGCGAGCGCGTGACCTATTCGAGCTACCGCCGCAAGCCGAGCTACGAGCAGGCGCTGGTTGTCGATATTCTGCGCCCGAGCGTGATGCGCACGGAGCCGAAATGCAAGTTCTTCGGCACCTGCGGCGGCTGCTCGATGCAGCATCTCGACATGCGCGCGCAAGTGGCGATCAAGCAGCGCGTGCTCGAGGACAACCTGTTGCATCTCGCGAAGCTGCGCGCGGAGACGATGTTCGCGCCGATCCATGGTCCGTCGTGGGGCTACCGCTACCGCGCGCGCCTGACCGTGCGCAATGTCGTGAAGAAGGGCGGCGTGCTGGTCGGCTTCCACGAAAAGAAGAGCAGCTATGTGGCCGACATGACGAGCTGCGAGGTGCTGCCGCCGCACGTGTCGGCGATGCTCGTGCCGCTGCGCCGGCTGGTCGAGGGGCTATCGATCCGCGATCGCATGCCGCAGATCGAGCTCGCGGTCGGCTCTCAGGTCACGGCGCTCGTGCTGCGCGTGCTGGAGCCGATCAACGCGGCCGACGAAGCGCTGCTGCGCGCGTTCGCCGACGAGCACAAGGTGCAGTTCTGGCTGCAGCCGAAGGGCCCGGATACGGTGACGCCGTTCTATCCGCTCGACGTGCCGCTCGACTATACGCTGCCCGAGTTCGGCATCCGCATGCCGTTCAAGCCGACCGACTTCACGCAGGTCAACCATCAGATCAACCGCGTGCTGGTGGGCCGCGCGCTGCGCCTGCTCGCGCCGTCGCGCGACGATCGCGTGCTCGACCTGTTCTGCGGGATCGGCAATTTCACGCTGCCGCTCGCGCGCCTCGCGCGCGAGGTGATGGGCATCGAGGGCAGCGAGACGCTGACGACGCGCGCGCTCGCGAATGCGCGCGAGAACGGCGTCGACGGCCATACGACGTTCGCGTGCCGGAACCTGTTCGAAGTGACCGCCGACGATATCCGCGCGCTGGGCGCATTCGACAAGTTCCTGATCGATCCGCCGCGCGAAGGCGCGCTCGCGGTGTCGAAGGCGCTCGCGGACATCGCGCAGAGCGGCGAAGGTCCGCTGCCGCGCCGGATCGTCTACGTGTCGTGCAACCCGTCGACGCTCGCGCGAGACGCGGGCCTGCTCGTGCACGAGGCCGGCTACCGGCTGAAGGGCGCGGGCGTCGTCAACATGTTTCCGCATACGTCGCACGTCGAATCGATCGCGCTGTTCGAGCGCGACTGA
- a CDS encoding Bax inhibitor-1/YccA family protein codes for MNDYPYNFGRGGSVSTVEVRNRVLRNTYWLLALSMVPTVLGAWVGVATGFSLFAATSPMMSLLAFFAIAFGFMFAIERTKNSAAGVFVLLGFTFFMGLMLSRLLSFILGFSNGPSLIMLAFGGTGIIFAAMATIATVSKRDFSGLGKWLFMGVIVILLASVANIFLQLPALMLTVSVLAIAIFSAYMLFDVQRVVNGGETNYISATLAIYLDLYNVFTNLLALLGIFGGNRN; via the coding sequence ATGAACGACTATCCGTACAATTTCGGCCGCGGTGGCTCCGTCAGCACCGTCGAGGTTCGCAACCGCGTGCTGCGGAACACGTACTGGCTGCTCGCGCTGTCGATGGTGCCGACGGTGCTGGGGGCCTGGGTCGGCGTCGCGACCGGCTTCTCGCTGTTCGCGGCCACCAGCCCGATGATGAGCCTCCTCGCATTCTTCGCGATCGCGTTCGGCTTCATGTTCGCGATCGAACGCACGAAGAACAGCGCGGCCGGCGTGTTCGTGCTGCTCGGCTTCACGTTCTTCATGGGCCTGATGCTGTCGCGCCTGCTCAGCTTCATCCTCGGTTTCTCGAACGGCCCGTCGCTGATCATGCTGGCATTCGGCGGCACCGGCATCATCTTCGCGGCAATGGCGACGATCGCCACGGTCAGCAAGCGCGATTTCTCCGGTCTCGGCAAGTGGCTGTTCATGGGCGTCATCGTGATCCTGCTGGCGTCGGTCGCGAACATCTTCCTGCAACTGCCGGCGCTGATGCTGACCGTGTCGGTGCTCGCGATCGCGATCTTCTCCGCGTACATGCTGTTCGACGTCCAGCGCGTCGTGAACGGCGGCGAGACGAACTACATCAGCGCAACGCTCGCGATCTACCTCGACCTGTACAACGTGTTCACGAACCTGCTCGCGCTGCTCGGCATCTTTGGCGGCAACCGCAACTGA
- the ndk gene encoding nucleoside-diphosphate kinase translates to MAIERTLSIIKPDAVAKNVIGQIYSRFEGAGLKVIAARMAHLSRADAEKFYAVHAARPFFKDLVDFMISGPVMIQVLEGEGAILKNRDLMGATDPKKAEKGTIRADFADSIDANAVHGSDAPETASVEIAFFFPEMNVYSR, encoded by the coding sequence ATGGCAATCGAGCGCACCCTGTCGATCATCAAGCCGGATGCGGTGGCAAAGAACGTGATCGGCCAGATCTACAGCCGTTTCGAAGGCGCCGGCCTGAAGGTCATCGCAGCGCGCATGGCACACCTGTCGCGCGCTGATGCAGAGAAGTTCTACGCAGTCCACGCGGCGCGTCCGTTCTTCAAGGACCTCGTCGATTTCATGATCTCGGGCCCGGTGATGATCCAGGTTCTGGAAGGTGAAGGCGCGATCCTGAAGAACCGCGACCTGATGGGCGCGACGGACCCGAAGAAGGCGGAAAAGGGCACGATCCGCGCCGACTTCGCCGACAGCATCGACGCGAACGCGGTGCACGGCTCGGACGCACCGGAAACGGCAAGCGTCGAAATCGCGTTCTTCTTCCCGGAAATGAACGTCTACTCGCGTTAA
- the rlmN gene encoding 23S rRNA (adenine(2503)-C(2))-methyltransferase RlmN yields the protein MTSETSVNLLDFDAEGLVAYCGGLGEKPFRAKQLQRWIHQYNAGDFDGMTDLAKSLREKLKGRASIVMPDIVSDHVSTDGTRKWLIDVGNGNAVETVFIPEETRGTLCVSSQAGCAVNCRFCSTGKQGFSRNLSTAEIIGQLRMAEFALRASLGRAPGPNGKAERVVTNVVMMGMGEPLLNYSAVVPAMRLMLDDNAYGLSRRRVTLSTSGVVPMMDRLGAELPVALAVSLHAPNDALRDMLVPLNKKHPLRELMAACQRYLKVAPRDFITFEYCMLDGVNDTEAHARELLAVTRDVPCKFNLIPFNPFPESGLIRSKPEQIKRFAQILIDAGVVTTVRKTRGDDIDAACGQLAGAVKDRTRLAERTGAAGKVIEVRAV from the coding sequence ATGACGAGCGAAACTTCCGTCAATCTTCTCGACTTCGACGCCGAGGGTCTTGTCGCGTATTGCGGCGGCCTCGGCGAGAAGCCGTTCCGCGCCAAGCAGTTGCAGCGCTGGATCCACCAATACAACGCCGGCGATTTCGACGGCATGACCGATCTCGCGAAGTCCCTGAGGGAAAAGCTCAAGGGCCGCGCATCGATCGTGATGCCGGATATCGTCAGCGACCACGTTTCCACCGACGGCACGCGCAAGTGGCTGATCGACGTCGGAAACGGCAATGCGGTCGAAACCGTGTTCATCCCGGAAGAGACGCGCGGCACGCTGTGCGTGTCGTCGCAGGCTGGGTGCGCGGTGAACTGCCGCTTCTGCTCGACGGGCAAGCAGGGTTTCTCCCGCAACCTGTCGACGGCTGAAATCATCGGCCAGCTGCGCATGGCCGAATTCGCGCTGCGCGCTTCGCTCGGCCGCGCGCCGGGCCCGAATGGCAAGGCCGAACGGGTGGTCACCAACGTGGTGATGATGGGCATGGGCGAGCCGCTGCTGAATTACAGCGCGGTCGTGCCGGCGATGCGGCTGATGCTCGACGACAACGCGTACGGGCTGTCGCGCCGCCGCGTCACGCTGTCGACGTCCGGCGTGGTGCCGATGATGGACCGCCTCGGCGCCGAGCTGCCGGTGGCGCTCGCCGTGTCGCTGCACGCGCCGAACGATGCGCTGCGCGACATGCTCGTGCCGCTCAACAAGAAGCACCCGCTTCGCGAACTGATGGCCGCATGCCAGCGCTACCTGAAGGTGGCGCCGCGCGACTTCATCACGTTCGAATACTGCATGCTCGACGGCGTCAACGACACCGAGGCGCATGCGCGCGAACTGCTGGCGGTGACGCGCGACGTCCCGTGCAAGTTCAACCTGATCCCGTTTAATCCGTTTCCGGAGTCGGGGCTCATCCGTTCGAAGCCGGAGCAGATCAAGCGCTTCGCACAGATCCTCATCGACGCGGGCGTCGTCACGACGGTGCGCAAGACGCGCGGCGACGATATCGACGCCGCGTGCGGCCAGCTGGCCGGTGCGGTGAAGGATCGCACGCGCCTTGCCGAGCGCACGGGCGCAGCAGGAAAAGTAATCGAGGTCCGGGCGGTTTGA
- a CDS encoding helix-turn-helix domain-containing protein — protein MSEPQPSNGAETNAAKPATAGLESLTAVGGRLAQLREAKGWTVDDVSARLKVAPQKLRALESGDISHLPGVTFAIGVVRSYAKMLGVDPEPFAQALRRERGEPEVDLSMPASSGTDLPRGRVSIPLGGSSGHHPWLWGTAIVVVAVIAVLMWHTGGDSPNWLARFKGAAAEHAPAASAVAASAASAAEEPAAGSASTAAGNEVVAASAVVAQASASAPVAASVAAPAAAAPASPASQPAAASAASTANAAQPASVAVAAGQSMVELKVKQDSWFSVRDKSGKELFSGLVRGGETKQVAGDGPFKVTIGNKAGLDAITFEGKPVDPAKYSAARGNVARFTLP, from the coding sequence ATGAGTGAGCCGCAGCCGTCAAACGGCGCAGAGACGAATGCCGCGAAGCCGGCAACGGCTGGACTGGAATCGCTGACGGCCGTCGGGGGACGGCTGGCGCAGCTTCGGGAGGCGAAGGGCTGGACGGTCGACGACGTGTCGGCGCGACTCAAGGTCGCGCCGCAGAAGCTTCGGGCGCTCGAGTCGGGCGACATCAGCCATCTGCCCGGGGTGACGTTCGCGATCGGGGTTGTGCGCAGCTACGCGAAGATGCTCGGCGTCGATCCGGAGCCGTTTGCGCAGGCGCTGCGCCGCGAGCGCGGCGAGCCGGAGGTGGATCTGTCGATGCCCGCGTCGTCGGGGACGGATCTGCCGCGCGGCCGCGTGTCGATTCCGCTCGGCGGCTCGTCCGGTCATCATCCGTGGCTGTGGGGCACCGCGATCGTCGTCGTGGCGGTGATCGCCGTGCTCATGTGGCACACTGGCGGCGATTCGCCGAACTGGCTCGCGCGCTTCAAGGGCGCCGCCGCCGAGCATGCGCCGGCGGCGAGTGCAGTGGCGGCATCGGCCGCATCGGCCGCGGAAGAGCCCGCGGCGGGCAGTGCGTCGACGGCAGCAGGCAACGAGGTTGTGGCTGCTTCGGCCGTAGTCGCGCAGGCGTCGGCGTCGGCGCCGGTCGCGGCGTCCGTGGCTGCCCCGGCGGCTGCGGCCCCAGCATCGCCCGCATCGCAGCCGGCCGCCGCGAGCGCGGCAAGCACGGCAAATGCGGCCCAGCCGGCGAGCGTCGCGGTCGCGGCCGGCCAGTCGATGGTCGAGCTGAAGGTCAAGCAGGACAGCTGGTTCAGCGTGCGGGACAAGAGCGGCAAGGAGCTGTTCTCGGGGCTGGTGCGCGGCGGCGAGACGAAGCAGGTCGCGGGTGACGGCCCGTTCAAGGTCACGATCGGCAACAAGGCGGGCCTCGACGCGATCACGTTCGAAGGCAAACCGGTCGATCCGGCAAAATATTCGGCAGCGCGGGGTAACGTGGCGCGGTTCACGTTGCCCTGA
- the ispG gene encoding flavodoxin-dependent (E)-4-hydroxy-3-methylbut-2-enyl-diphosphate synthase, translating into MQSEAQSPRSSQICSTEPVFGGHAPRRVSHAVNVRWGGTLVTIGGDSPVRVQSMTNTDTADAIGTAIQIKELANAGSELVRITVNTPEAAAAVPAIREQLDRMGVTVPLVGDFHYNGHLLLRDHPGCAEALSKYRINPGNVGQGAKRDTQFAQMIEAAIKYDKPVRIGVNWGSLDQDLLARMMDENGARAQPWDAQSVMYEALIQSAIGSAERAVELGLGRDRIVLSCKVSGVQDLIAVYRELARRCGFALHLGLTEAGMGSKGIVASTAALGVLLQEGIGDTIRISLTPEPGASRTGEVVVGQEILQTMGLRSFAPMVIACPGCGRTTSTLFQELAMQIQTYLREQMPVWRKEYPGVETMNVAVMGCIVNGPGESKHANIGISLPGSGENPAAPVFIDGEKVRTLRGERIAEEFQQIVSDYVERNYGRVRPSRTNS; encoded by the coding sequence ATGCAATCCGAAGCTCAATCCCCACGCAGCAGCCAGATTTGTTCAACCGAGCCGGTGTTCGGCGGGCATGCGCCGCGCCGCGTATCGCATGCGGTGAATGTCCGCTGGGGCGGAACGCTGGTGACGATCGGCGGTGATTCGCCGGTGCGCGTGCAGTCGATGACGAATACCGACACCGCGGACGCGATCGGCACGGCCATCCAGATCAAGGAGCTCGCGAACGCGGGTTCCGAACTCGTGCGCATCACGGTCAACACGCCCGAGGCGGCGGCGGCCGTGCCGGCGATCCGCGAGCAGCTCGACCGGATGGGCGTGACGGTGCCGCTCGTCGGCGACTTCCATTACAACGGTCACCTGCTGCTGCGCGACCATCCGGGCTGCGCGGAGGCGCTGTCGAAGTACCGGATCAACCCCGGCAACGTCGGCCAGGGCGCGAAGCGCGACACGCAGTTCGCGCAGATGATCGAGGCGGCGATCAAGTACGACAAGCCGGTACGGATCGGCGTGAACTGGGGCAGCCTCGACCAGGACCTGCTCGCGCGCATGATGGACGAGAACGGCGCGCGCGCGCAGCCGTGGGATGCGCAGAGCGTGATGTACGAAGCGCTGATCCAGTCCGCGATCGGCTCGGCGGAGCGCGCGGTCGAACTGGGCCTCGGCCGCGACCGCATCGTGCTGTCGTGCAAGGTCAGCGGCGTGCAGGACCTGATCGCCGTCTACCGCGAGCTCGCGCGCCGCTGCGGCTTCGCGCTGCACCTCGGGCTGACCGAGGCGGGCATGGGTTCGAAGGGCATCGTCGCGTCGACGGCGGCGCTCGGCGTGCTGCTGCAGGAAGGGATCGGCGACACGATCCGCATTTCGCTGACGCCGGAGCCGGGCGCATCGCGCACGGGCGAAGTGGTGGTCGGCCAGGAGATCCTGCAGACGATGGGCCTGCGCTCGTTCGCGCCGATGGTGATCGCATGCCCGGGCTGCGGCCGCACGACGAGCACGCTGTTCCAGGAGCTCGCGATGCAGATCCAGACCTACCTGCGCGAGCAGATGCCGGTCTGGCGCAAGGAATATCCGGGCGTCGAGACGATGAACGTCGCGGTGATGGGCTGCATCGTCAACGGCCCGGGCGAATCGAAGCACGCGAACATCGGCATCAGCCTGCCGGGTTCGGGCGAGAATCCGGCCGCACCTGTCTTCATCGACGGCGAGAAGGTCAGGACGCTGCGTGGCGAGCGCATCGCCGAGGAATTCCAGCAGATCGTCAGCGACTACGTCGAACGCAATTACGGCCGTGTGCGGCCGTCCAGAACTAATTCGTAA
- the hisS gene encoding histidine--tRNA ligase, which produces MTEQKRKIEKLAGVKGMNDILPQDAGLWEFFEATVKSLLRAYGYQNIRTPIVEHTQLFTRGIGEVTDIVEKEMYSFTDALNGEHLTMRPENTAAVVRAAIEHNMLYDGPKRLWYIGPMFRHERPQRGRYRQFHQVGVEALGFAGPDADAEIIMMCQRLWDDLGLTGIKLEINSLGLAEERAAHRVELIKYLEQHVDALDADAQRRLYTNPLRVLDTKNPVLQEIVRNAPKLIDFLGDHSRAHFDGLQRLLKANNIPFTINPRLVRGLDYYNLTVFEWVTDKLGAQGTVAAGGRYDPLIEQLGGKPTAACGWAMGVERILELLKEEQLVPEQDGVDVYVVHQGEAAREQAFIAAERLRDTGLDVIFHCSADGAPASFKSQMKRADASGAAFAVIFGEEEIANGTVGVKALRGTGEEGEKNAQQTVPVESLTEFLINAMVASAEDGDD; this is translated from the coding sequence ATGACTGAACAGAAACGCAAGATCGAGAAACTCGCGGGCGTCAAGGGCATGAACGACATCCTCCCGCAGGATGCCGGCCTTTGGGAGTTCTTCGAAGCCACCGTGAAGTCGCTGCTGCGCGCTTACGGCTACCAGAACATCCGCACGCCGATCGTCGAGCACACGCAGCTCTTCACGCGCGGCATCGGCGAAGTCACGGACATCGTCGAGAAGGAGATGTACAGCTTCACCGACGCGCTGAACGGCGAGCACCTGACGATGCGTCCGGAGAACACCGCCGCCGTCGTGCGCGCGGCGATCGAGCACAACATGCTGTACGACGGCCCGAAGCGCCTGTGGTACATCGGCCCGATGTTCCGTCACGAGCGTCCGCAGCGCGGCCGCTATCGCCAGTTCCACCAGGTCGGCGTCGAGGCCCTCGGCTTCGCGGGCCCGGACGCGGACGCGGAAATCATCATGATGTGCCAGCGCCTGTGGGACGACCTCGGCCTGACCGGCATCAAGCTCGAGATCAACTCGCTGGGCCTCGCGGAAGAGCGCGCGGCGCACCGCGTCGAGCTGATCAAGTATCTCGAGCAGCACGTCGACGCGCTCGACGCCGATGCGCAGCGCCGCCTGTATACGAACCCGCTGCGCGTGCTCGACACGAAGAACCCGGTGCTGCAGGAGATCGTGCGGAATGCGCCGAAGCTGATCGACTTCCTCGGCGACCACTCGCGCGCGCACTTCGACGGGTTGCAGCGCCTGCTGAAGGCGAACAACATTCCGTTCACGATCAACCCGCGTCTCGTGCGCGGCCTCGACTACTACAACCTGACCGTGTTCGAGTGGGTCACCGACAAGCTCGGCGCGCAGGGCACGGTCGCCGCCGGCGGCCGCTACGATCCGCTGATCGAGCAGCTCGGCGGCAAGCCGACCGCCGCGTGCGGCTGGGCAATGGGCGTCGAGCGCATTCTCGAGCTGCTGAAGGAGGAGCAGCTCGTGCCGGAGCAGGACGGTGTCGACGTGTACGTCGTGCACCAGGGCGAGGCGGCGCGCGAGCAGGCGTTCATCGCCGCCGAGCGTCTGCGCGACACGGGCCTCGACGTGATCTTCCACTGCAGCGCCGACGGCGCGCCGGCGAGCTTCAAGTCGCAGATGAAGCGCGCCGATGCGAGCGGCGCCGCGTTCGCGGTGATCTTCGGCGAAGAGGAGATCGCGAACGGCACGGTGGGCGTGAAAGCGCTGCGCGGCACGGGCGAGGAAGGGGAAAAGAACGCTCAGCAGACCGTACCGGTCGAAAGCTTGACCGAATTCCTAATCAATGCGATGGTTGCATCCGCCGAAGACGGCGACGACTGA